The following coding sequences lie in one Paracidovorax avenae genomic window:
- a CDS encoding DUF4132 domain-containing protein: MRRFELIEGSSSKFWEVEQAGSDLNIRWGRIGTAGQSQTKAFADASKATAAMAKLVTEKTGKGYAEVGVAAGAAIGATPVAAAKPASAKAPAPVPAAGSTPAVAAAASGQTAASTQPVAAVPASVQAPPPAEGLDAQCERAAFAIRSQIADGTLKVGDVLSAAVIKRQHGVSDQGAAMAFEQLKSEGLLQGWGTTGQVAQQAQDLARALITEAAAHAAQEKATPSAPAAVARAAGSGEAQVPPWLAEGEPVRLSPQMKRDAYPSRRFPRPRPVLPLDQAWQRARTALTVRADVPGTDAALRDTLQRAIDRLGQDDASADAEADAVLLALALSTCGYHGEYARGAAAVDYLVAQYGLPGAVDLLIAAQRIAVTPTYDQNAKQRVLQLSSTVTRPLSDSWRGPVGRGEEAFREYLAAAPQAEWEACADRIEAALPSLHPVQQPVLALLLPDRPALSDALAHRLSTEKDAPDTLHWLLLTAQDPAALAIAAKTRPTHSHSFWTQEGMVATAVRERGCGAVAVLERGAGNEAAGEALAAIGTPEAVSALARVASESKSELARLSLAVDRWPLAGIAALSRLVAADGKEAGLLTPMLSRLLRAHGDSLPLLRPWLDAAAQGAIDRRLALLAGPAEVAAPDELPDVLARPPWLAKTARKTAAVLALEPLPLAPVEQWTPGAREEAKRLNSWQMNRYAKSAQDVDEMLNLLGFDGRKQQQFAPMRKDAGQAVRARDAEALIAAWRAMVAERRRERYYWYTLDATAVAHLPPETAVPFWNAVAGETEGGDIGYAIATLGLPALPALAAMVRLKPAENLAWAMHYGAVEIAPTAARAFAKLKTARAAGRAWLLKYPEHAACALIAPALGKAGEARDCAGAALRLLCAQGHEAVLLDVAARHGDDAVVQALRAVLDESPLDRFPTRRAKLPEFWQPRGWRRPVLQGGPGQGKALPDDALDALGQMLTFPTSEEVYAGIAMVREACTPESLSDFAWDAFSAWLGAGGPSKEGWALTSLGLLGTDDTARRLTPFIRAWPGESAHARAVTGLDVLAQIGTDVALMLLNGIAQKIKFKGLQDKAREKIAAIAEARGLTPEELEDRLAPDLGLDAQGTLRLDFGPRAFKVGFDEALKPYVREISADGSDGARLPDLPKPKKTDDPALSQEAVERFKLLKKDARTIASQQLLRLEVAMCARRRWTPEVFRTFLADHPLVRHIVQRLVWGVYEVEDGGSYGGRLAACFRVAEDGSATTAEDDPFDIPDGAQVRIGVPHALEITPADAAAFGQVFADYELLQPFPQIGRDTYTLTEAEKADIKLSRWTKAKVPTGRVLGLVNKGWRRGQAQDGGGIWYFTKPLGADRVIELHLDPGIIVGMVDEYPEQELGDVQVGKPTAWGEMQNAEPIGRLDPISASELVRDMEGLRA, encoded by the coding sequence ATGCGCCGTTTCGAACTGATCGAAGGAAGCTCCAGCAAATTCTGGGAAGTGGAGCAGGCCGGCTCCGACCTGAACATCCGGTGGGGCCGTATCGGCACCGCCGGGCAGAGCCAGACCAAAGCCTTCGCCGACGCGAGCAAGGCCACGGCCGCAATGGCCAAGCTGGTCACCGAAAAGACGGGCAAGGGCTACGCGGAGGTCGGCGTGGCGGCCGGGGCGGCGATCGGCGCCACGCCGGTGGCTGCCGCGAAGCCGGCCTCCGCCAAGGCGCCCGCTCCGGTGCCCGCGGCCGGAAGTACCCCGGCGGTGGCTGCGGCGGCATCGGGACAGACCGCGGCATCCACCCAGCCCGTGGCAGCGGTCCCGGCTTCCGTGCAGGCACCGCCACCGGCCGAAGGCCTGGATGCGCAGTGCGAGCGCGCTGCCTTCGCCATCCGGTCGCAGATCGCCGACGGCACCCTGAAAGTGGGCGACGTGCTCTCGGCGGCCGTGATCAAACGCCAGCACGGCGTGAGCGACCAGGGCGCAGCCATGGCGTTCGAGCAGCTGAAATCCGAAGGCCTGCTGCAGGGCTGGGGCACGACGGGGCAGGTCGCTCAGCAGGCCCAGGACCTCGCTCGCGCGCTGATCACCGAAGCTGCGGCACACGCCGCGCAGGAAAAGGCCACGCCCAGCGCACCGGCCGCGGTCGCGCGGGCCGCCGGCAGCGGCGAGGCGCAGGTGCCGCCCTGGCTCGCCGAAGGCGAGCCGGTGCGCCTGTCGCCGCAGATGAAGCGCGACGCGTACCCCTCGCGCCGGTTTCCGCGGCCACGGCCGGTGCTGCCGCTGGACCAGGCATGGCAGCGGGCGCGCACCGCGCTGACCGTGCGGGCGGACGTGCCCGGCACCGATGCCGCGCTGCGCGACACCCTGCAGCGCGCCATCGACCGCCTGGGTCAAGACGATGCATCGGCCGATGCAGAGGCCGATGCGGTGCTGCTGGCGCTGGCGCTCTCCACGTGCGGCTACCACGGCGAGTATGCCCGCGGTGCCGCGGCAGTGGACTACCTCGTGGCGCAGTACGGGCTGCCGGGCGCGGTGGACCTCCTGATCGCGGCGCAGCGGATCGCGGTCACGCCCACCTACGACCAGAATGCGAAACAGCGCGTTCTGCAACTCTCCAGCACCGTGACCCGCCCCTTGAGCGACAGCTGGCGCGGCCCCGTGGGCCGTGGCGAAGAGGCGTTCCGCGAGTATCTGGCGGCCGCGCCGCAAGCCGAGTGGGAGGCCTGCGCGGACCGGATCGAGGCGGCCCTGCCCTCGCTGCATCCCGTGCAGCAGCCCGTGCTGGCGCTGCTGCTGCCGGACCGGCCTGCCCTGTCGGATGCGCTCGCGCACCGGCTGTCCACGGAGAAGGACGCGCCCGACACGCTGCACTGGCTGCTGCTCACGGCGCAGGACCCTGCCGCGCTGGCGATCGCCGCCAAGACGCGTCCGACCCATTCCCACAGCTTCTGGACCCAGGAAGGCATGGTGGCCACCGCCGTGCGCGAGCGCGGCTGCGGCGCGGTGGCGGTGCTGGAGCGCGGGGCCGGCAACGAAGCCGCTGGCGAGGCGCTCGCCGCCATCGGCACTCCCGAGGCCGTGTCCGCACTGGCCCGGGTCGCGAGCGAATCCAAGAGCGAGCTCGCCCGGCTCTCGCTGGCGGTGGACCGCTGGCCGCTCGCGGGCATCGCCGCGCTGTCGCGGCTGGTGGCTGCCGACGGCAAGGAAGCCGGCCTGCTGACGCCGATGCTCTCGCGCCTGCTGCGCGCGCACGGCGACAGCCTGCCGCTGCTGCGGCCCTGGCTGGACGCCGCCGCGCAGGGCGCCATCGACCGGCGGCTGGCGCTGCTCGCAGGGCCCGCCGAAGTGGCGGCGCCGGACGAGCTGCCCGACGTGCTGGCCCGCCCGCCGTGGCTCGCCAAGACCGCCCGCAAGACGGCCGCGGTGCTGGCGCTGGAGCCGCTGCCGCTGGCGCCCGTGGAACAGTGGACACCGGGTGCCCGCGAGGAGGCAAAGCGCCTGAACTCCTGGCAGATGAACCGCTACGCCAAGTCCGCCCAGGATGTGGATGAAATGCTGAACCTGCTGGGCTTCGACGGCCGAAAGCAGCAGCAATTTGCCCCCATGCGCAAGGATGCGGGACAGGCCGTCCGCGCACGCGATGCCGAAGCGCTGATCGCGGCCTGGCGCGCCATGGTGGCCGAGCGCAGGCGCGAACGCTACTACTGGTACACGCTCGACGCCACCGCGGTGGCCCACCTGCCGCCGGAGACGGCCGTGCCGTTCTGGAACGCCGTGGCCGGCGAGACGGAGGGCGGAGACATCGGATACGCGATCGCCACGCTGGGCCTGCCCGCGCTGCCGGCCCTCGCCGCCATGGTGCGCCTGAAGCCGGCCGAGAACCTGGCCTGGGCGATGCACTACGGCGCGGTGGAGATCGCGCCCACGGCCGCGCGCGCCTTCGCCAAGCTCAAGACCGCACGGGCCGCGGGCCGTGCCTGGCTGCTCAAGTATCCCGAACATGCGGCCTGCGCGCTCATCGCGCCGGCACTGGGCAAGGCCGGCGAGGCGCGCGACTGCGCGGGTGCGGCCCTGCGCCTGCTGTGTGCCCAGGGCCACGAGGCCGTGCTGCTCGATGTGGCGGCACGCCATGGCGACGATGCCGTGGTGCAGGCACTGCGTGCGGTACTCGACGAAAGCCCGCTGGACCGCTTTCCCACCAGGCGTGCGAAGCTGCCGGAGTTCTGGCAGCCGCGCGGCTGGCGGCGGCCGGTGCTGCAGGGCGGTCCGGGCCAGGGCAAGGCGCTGCCGGACGATGCGCTGGACGCGCTCGGGCAGATGCTCACCTTCCCCACCAGCGAAGAGGTGTATGCCGGCATCGCGATGGTGCGCGAGGCCTGCACGCCCGAATCGCTGTCCGACTTCGCCTGGGATGCCTTCAGCGCCTGGCTGGGAGCGGGCGGCCCGTCGAAGGAGGGATGGGCGCTGACCTCGCTGGGGCTGCTCGGCACCGACGACACGGCCCGCCGGCTTACGCCGTTCATCCGTGCCTGGCCGGGCGAATCGGCGCATGCGCGCGCCGTCACGGGCCTGGACGTGCTCGCGCAGATCGGCACCGACGTCGCACTGATGCTGCTCAACGGCATCGCGCAGAAGATCAAGTTCAAGGGCCTGCAGGACAAGGCGCGCGAGAAGATCGCGGCGATCGCCGAGGCGCGCGGCCTCACGCCCGAGGAGCTGGAGGACCGGCTCGCGCCCGACCTGGGCCTGGACGCGCAGGGCACGCTGCGGCTGGACTTCGGACCGCGGGCGTTCAAGGTGGGCTTCGACGAGGCGCTCAAGCCCTATGTGCGCGAGATCTCGGCGGACGGCAGCGACGGCGCGCGCCTGCCGGACCTGCCCAAGCCCAAGAAGACCGACGACCCCGCGCTGTCGCAGGAGGCGGTGGAGCGCTTCAAGCTGCTGAAGAAGGATGCGCGCACCATCGCCAGCCAGCAGCTGCTGCGGCTGGAGGTGGCCATGTGCGCGCGCCGGCGGTGGACGCCGGAGGTGTTCCGCACCTTCCTGGCCGACCACCCGCTGGTGCGCCACATCGTGCAGCGCCTGGTCTGGGGCGTGTACGAGGTGGAGGACGGCGGCAGCTACGGCGGCCGGCTCGCGGCCTGCTTCCGCGTGGCGGAGGACGGCAGCGCCACCACCGCCGAGGACGATCCCTTCGACATTCCGGACGGCGCACAGGTGCGCATCGGCGTGCCGCATGCGCTGGAGATCACGCCCGCGGACGCGGCAGCCTTCGGGCAGGTCTTCGCGGACTACGAACTGCTGCAGCCCTTCCCGCAGATCGGCCGCGACACCTACACGCTGACCGAAGCCGAGAAGGCAGACATCAAGCTTTCGCGCTGGACGAAGGCCAAGGTGCCCACGGGCCGCGTGCTGGGCCTGGTGAACAAGGGCTGGCGCCGCGGCCAGGCGCAGGACGGCGGCGGTATCTGGTATTTCACCAAGCCGCTGGGCGCCGACCGCGTGATCGAGCTGCACCTGGACCCGGGCATCATCGTGGGCATGGTGGACGAATACCCCGAGCAGGAGCTGGGCGACGTGCAGGTCGGCAAGCCGACGGCCTGGGGCGAGATGCAGAATGCCGAGCCCATCGGGCGGCTGGACCCCATCTCCGCCAGCGAACTCGTGCGCGACATGGAGGGGCTGCGCGCCTGA
- a CDS encoding AAA family ATPase: protein MATSRTKTPSGDAASAGAPLQRPPAEILHAAELERLRAQDTDPRPPGWSMGLRAARSFILGDAALGIAPKIVAPVAGIERMLVTLATGRGLMLVGEPGTAKSLLSELLATAISGVSTLTIQGGASITEDQIKYGWNYALLINEGPSPRALVPAPLYQGMQQGRIVRFEEITRAPLEVQDCLLGMLSDRVMAVPELAGEHAMLYAREGFNIIATANTRDRGVNEMSAALKRRFDFETVFPILDFDRELSLVQDASARLLAQSGIPHAVPQPVVELLVSTFRDLRGAPADGRGGATADAAMDRLSAVMSTAEAVNVAHAVGVRAWFLEQREGSPADLVDCIAGTVVKDNADDRAKLRRYFEQKAAKRSGAHWRAYYEARHRLP from the coding sequence ATGGCCACTTCCCGCACCAAGACACCTTCCGGCGACGCCGCGAGCGCCGGAGCCCCGCTGCAGCGCCCGCCCGCAGAGATCCTCCATGCCGCAGAACTGGAGCGCCTGCGCGCCCAGGACACCGACCCGCGCCCGCCGGGCTGGTCGATGGGCCTGCGCGCCGCGCGCAGCTTCATCCTCGGCGATGCGGCGCTGGGCATCGCGCCCAAGATCGTGGCACCCGTGGCGGGCATCGAGCGCATGCTGGTGACGCTGGCCACCGGCCGCGGCCTGATGCTGGTGGGCGAGCCCGGCACGGCCAAGTCGCTGCTGTCCGAACTGCTCGCCACGGCGATCTCGGGCGTCTCCACCCTGACCATCCAGGGCGGGGCCTCGATCACGGAAGACCAGATCAAGTACGGGTGGAACTATGCGCTGCTGATCAACGAAGGGCCCAGCCCGCGTGCGCTCGTACCCGCACCGCTCTACCAGGGCATGCAGCAGGGGCGCATCGTGCGTTTCGAGGAGATCACGCGCGCGCCGCTGGAAGTGCAGGACTGCCTGCTGGGCATGCTGTCCGACCGGGTGATGGCAGTGCCCGAACTCGCGGGCGAGCACGCCATGCTCTACGCGCGCGAGGGCTTCAACATCATCGCCACGGCCAACACGCGCGACCGCGGCGTGAACGAGATGAGCGCGGCGCTCAAGCGCCGGTTCGACTTCGAGACCGTGTTCCCCATCCTCGACTTCGACAGGGAACTGTCGCTCGTGCAGGATGCCAGCGCGCGGCTGCTCGCGCAGAGCGGCATCCCCCATGCCGTGCCGCAGCCGGTGGTGGAATTGCTGGTCTCCACGTTCCGCGACCTGCGCGGCGCTCCGGCCGACGGCCGCGGCGGCGCGACCGCGGACGCGGCCATGGACCGCCTCTCGGCCGTGATGTCCACTGCGGAGGCCGTCAACGTCGCCCACGCCGTGGGCGTGCGGGCATGGTTCCTGGAGCAGCGCGAGGGTTCGCCCGCCGACCTCGTGGACTGCATCGCCGGGACGGTGGTCAAGGACAACGCCGACG